The DNA sequence ATTTTTCATTCGCTCTATATAAGGATTTAGAAATTTCTTTTCTTTCTCAAAAAAATTTTGCCACACAATATTCTCCTTTCAAAATCATATTACTATATACTATCTAACAAAAACAACTCCTAATTTTATATTATTTTTCAAATTATGTCAATTAAATTATTATATACATTCTTTAAATTTTCACTGTTTTCTTTAAAAAATATATCTATTTCATCTTTTTTTATATTTTTTTCTATATTTTCATTTGTTATTTCATCTATTTTTTCTTTAAATTCATCTTTATTTTTCACCATATATCCTATGCCTCTTTTTTCTATTTCTAATGCTATCTCTTTAACATTCTGTATATATTTTCCAAAAATTGGAGTTTTTCTATAAAAAAGTGGTTCTAGCAAACTATGTCCACCTACGTTTGTTAATGTACCTCCTACAAAAGTTATGTCTGCTAGTTGATATAATTTTCGTAACTCTCCAATTTTATCAACTAATATTATATCTGGTGTTTTTACTACTTTACTATCACTATATTTTACATAATTAAAATTTTTTAACAGCTCTTTTTCAATTTTTTCACATCTGTCTATATGTCTTGGAACTAAAAAAACAGTTGTATTTTTCAACTCCTTATAAATATCTAATATAATTTCTTCTTCTGTATCGTGCGTACTCCCACAAACAAAATTTTTTCTATCTTTCAATTTAAACTTCTCTTTAATTTCTTTTATAACATTTTCATTATATTTTTCTAAATCTATATTAAATTTTATATTTCCTATTGTCTTTATATTTTTAGAATCAGCTCCTAATTCTTCTATTCTGCTAGAATCTAATTTTGTCTGCATCATAAGCAATGTTATTTTATTCAATCTATTTTTTAATAACAGCTTAATTTTTAAGTATCTTTTATAACTTTTATCTGAAATTCTTCCATTTACCAATACAATTTTAGTTTTTTTATATACAATATCTATTAAATTAAACCAAATCTCTGTTTCAATTAAAACAACTAATTTTACATTAATTTTATTTAAAATTTTCTTTATTGTTTTTACATTATCTAATGGAAAATATTTTATCACTACTCTTTTATTTTTTAAATATTTCTTTTTTGCCATTTCCATTCCTGTATCTGTAAATATTGTCAATAAAATTTTATAATCTGTATCTGATAAAAATTTATTAATTAAAGGCTCCGACAAATTAACTTCTCCAACTGATGACATATGAATCCAAATGTAATCGTCCGACATTAAATCATCAAAATTTTCTTTAACCCTTTTTTTGAAAAAATCTGGATTAAATAAATATCCTATTAAAATTAAAATAACTCTTAAAATATTATATATATATATCATTAAAAACTCCTACTCATTTCCTAGAAAATATTTAAAAAACAGCTTTCTCATATTTTGCTATTTTTAAGCCATTCCTATACTATTTTTAATCTGTTCCTAAATTAATTAATACAACTGACAAAAATATTAATGTCCCACCAATAATTACATTTAACTTTAATAATTCTCCTAAAAAAATTATACTTAATATTGCTGCAACAAAAATTCTACTAGAAGATAATATACTACCACCTAATGCACTTATATATTTATATCCTTCCGTTATAAAAAATTGCCCTAAAAATGATACTGCTCCAACTGAAACCAACAACAGTAACTCATACACTGAAGGAATCTTAAAAAACCACACAAAACTAAAAAATGTGATTACAAGACCTATTTTCATTAAATAATATAATATTGTAAAAGATTCATCTGTTAATCTAGCTTTTCTTAATGATATAATTGCAAATCCTGCAACAACTCCACCTAATATACCTGTTATATCTCCTAATCCCACCTCTTTAAAATTAAATCCAACTACTAAATATGTCCCAATAAGTGCTAATAATACAATAAAAGCTTTTTTTAATGTTAATTTTTCATCTAAAAAAAATGGAGCAAATATTGCTACAAAAATTGGATATGTCAAATTATATATATTTGCTTTTGTAACTGTGGAAAGCTGTATTGTTACAAAAAATAAAATTACAGCTAAAGTATTTAATATTGCTCTTGCCCACAATGCTTTTTTATTTACAGGAACAATCTTTTTTTTCTTAATAGATTTTATAGAATATATAATTATAAAACCAATTAAAAATCTAAAAAATGTAACCTCTACTCCTGGAATATTATTATTTTTAGTTATTAATTTTACTATTAACGTCATAAATGAAAAGAATAATACTGATATAAAAACTAAAAAATATCCTTTGAATTTTGTGTTTAATTTCATAATTTCTCCCTTTGCCTAAAATAAATTTATAAAAATTTTTAAATAATAAAAACCCGCTAAAGCGGGTTTTTATTATTTATGGTTTACTTTATCAGCTAATTTTTTACCAACTTTAAATTTAACAGCTTTTTTTGCAGGTATAGTTATTTCTTCACCAGTTCTAGGATTTCTTCCTTTTCTTTCAGCATTTTGTCTTACTTCAAAAGTTCCCCAACCAACAAATTGAACTCCTTCTCCTGCTACTAATGCTTCTTCTACAACTTCAAGAAATGCGTCTGCCATTTCCCCTGCTTTTCTTTTGCTTTCTCCTACTTTTTCTGCATACTTTTCAATAAAATCTTTTTTTGTCATCTTTTATTACCTCCTTTTATTTTACACTTCTAACATCTTAAAAATAATCCTACAAACTATTATATTTAAGGCATCGAAGAGAACGTCTACTCTATGTATTATACATATTTTTTAAAATTTGTCTAGCTTTTTTTTAAAAATCTATATTTTTTATAAATTTTCTTTTAAAATTATCACTGTTGGCTAAGTCAATATATTCAATTTTTTGGTGAAATTCATCATAAAATTTTTCATCTATTTCTCCTGTTATATATCTATAAAGCCCTGATATTACTAGGTTATCGACAATTTTTATTTTATCTAACTCAATATTCGGCATTAACCCTATTTTTATTAACCCTTTTTTATCTAAGTTTTTTCCAAAATTTCCTGTAATTATAATTTTTTTTATTTTATCATAGTTATTTTCCATCATATCAATTGCACTTCTTATTGACGATTTTGCCATCTGTATCTCTCTAATATCATTTTGTGATATATAAATATCTTCTGTTAAATAAAATTTTTGCTCTTTTAATCTTCTATTTAAAAATGGATAATATCTGTTTTTAGATTTTATATTTCCATCTTTTCCAATAGTTTCTGTGTAAATTAACTCTCTAAGAAGAGCTATTACTCCACTACCACAAATTCCTTTTAACGGTTTATCTCCTATTGTTTGTATTTCCACTTTTTCATCTATTCTAATATCACTTAATGCACCTAACGTAGCTCTCATTCCGCAGCTAAGAGATGCTCCTTCAAATGCAGGACCAGCAGCAGTTGATGTAACATAAAATTTCCCATCTCTAATTAACACTATTTCTCCATTTGTACCTATGTCAACTATAACTATATTATCCATATCTTCTTTTTTATTATAATATCCCATAATAACTGCATACGTATCTCCACCAACATAACCTGCAATGTTAGGCATTACCTCTATTCCAGTCACATTAAGACCTATTTCTAGCCCTTTAAGAGCTTTTTTTTCTGTAAATGCAGGTGCATATGGTGGTGTTATTAAACTTTTAGGAGAAATTCCTAAAAAAATATGCTGCATAGTGGAATTTCCTGCTAAAACAAGTTTTTCTATATTACCTATAAGTTCTCTGTTTAATCTATCTATTAAAATCTTTTGAATCTCTCTTAATTTTTCTTTACTTTCTACAGCGTATAATATTCTTGAAATAACATCTGCTCCATATATTATTTGTGGATTAAAAAATTTTTTCTCTCCTACTTTTTCAAAATTTTCTTTATTATAAAAATTCATTTCAATAGTTGTAGTTCCTAAATCAACTGTGCAAATTAACTTTTTATTATCTATTTCTAATAATGATTTTTCATAAAACTCTTCTTTTTCTATAATTTCTATTTCTACTTTATCTTTAAATTCTGTCATACAAGCTAATCTTATTCCATTCTCAATCTCTTTTTCTGATAATAAAAGTTTTTCATTTTTACTTATATCATTAAATTTTCCATTTAAAATTTTAATTTTACATTTACCACAAGTACCATTTCCACCACAAGGGGCATTAATCTCATAATTTGATTTCATTATATTTTTTAATATATTTTTTCCATTTTCTTCATATAATTTAACCATTTTATTCTATTACCTCATTTAAAAATACTAATTTTATCCCATTTTCTTTTATATATGGAATCATATTCTCCAATGCTTCCTCTGTAATTTTATTATAATGTCCTATAGCCACTAATTTCCCATATTTTTTAGTTTTTTCAACTGCTAATTTTATTCTTTTTTCTATATATTCTACATTTTTTTCATTATCTAAAAATATAGAACAATAATATGTTTTTATATTTAACTCTTTTGCAGTTTTGTATCCTACACTTTTAGAAGTAGTCCTACTATCAATATAATACATATTTTTTTCTTTTACATATTCTAATAATTCTTCCATTTTTTCTTTATTTGATGTAAATTTAGACCCCATATGGTTATTAAAACCTTTTGCACCACCAATATTTTCTAATCCCTTTTCAAATCTATTTATTATCTCTTTTTTTGTCATAGTTGTTCTAATTAAATCTTTTGTCCTTTTGTTCAAATATTCACTTCCTAAGCTTTCCATTGGCATATGCAAAATAACATTATATCCATTTTTTCTCAAATAAGAAGTTGCTTTTTTAGAATCTCTTAAAAATGGAATCGTTGCAAAATTTAATTTTTCCTTTATATTTGAAAATTTATAAGCAGTAGATAAATTTTCTCCTACATCATCTATTAATATCGCTAATTTATTTACTTTTATCCAATTTATTTTTATCTTAAAAGCTATAATATCCCCATTAAAAAAATTAATTATATTTTTATTTTTTGCATCTCTTTTTTCTTTTAAAACTTTTAAATCAAACCTGAATTCTGGAATTTCATCCTCTTCTATAAAAACAGTTACACTTTTATCTTTTAATTCAAATTTATAATTTGAATTTATAATTTCATTTTTTATATTTTTTATATCGCTTACTATTTCATTAGACTTTTCATTTGAAATATAATTATTATATTCATAATAAACAAATATTCCTAAAATAATAATCGCTAAAACTATAATAAATTTTTTCATATTCTTCATTTCTCCTTACGATAATCAATATATTCTAACAACATTATTATCATTAAATTAATTCCAAGTATCCAAACCATTCCAGAAATTGTACCTTTTCCTACTGTAAAATTTCCTCTTGCAATCAATTCTCCACAAAAAATTCCAATTAAGCCTGAAATTATTAAAAAATAACGCCTTCCCTTTAAATAAAAATATTTAATTCCAATATATAAATAAATTTCCAAAAATAAGATTATATGATAAATAGAAATATAGAAACCGTTTAAAAACTTAATATCCATAAATAAAAATAGTAAATCTAAAATAAAAATTATTATTATCCACATAACTCTATCCTACGACAATCTTGTCTATTATCATTTTATTTATCAACCCTAAAATCTCATTTTTTATATGTTCTATTTTTCTATCAGTTGTATCTATTTCAATGGCGTCCAAAGCTTTTACAAGTGGACTATTTTCTCTTTCTGTATCCATTTTATCCCTCTTTTTTATCTCTTCTAATACTGTTTCTATTTCTATTCCTATTCCTTGTTTTTTGTAATCCAACAATCTCCTTTTGGCTCTTTCTAATGCTGTTGCATTTAAAAATATTTTTAAATTTGCATTAGGGAATACAACTGTTCCTATATCTCTTCCATCTAATATAACTCTTTTACCTTTTGATATTTCTCTTTGCATTCTTACCATTTCTTCTCTTATTAATTTTACAGTTGCTACTTTTGATACAAAATTTGATACTTCTCTTCCTCTTATTTCATCACTTACATCTTTTTTATCCAAAATAATATTTTTATCTTTTATATCCAAGATTGTATTTTTTAACATATTTTCAATTTCATCTAAATTAGATAAATCTATTTTATTTTGTATTACTTTTAAAGAAATAGCTCTATACATAGCTCCTGTATCCAAATACACAAATCCTAATTCATCTGATAATAATTTTGCTATTGTACTTTTTCCACTTCCAGCCGGTCCATCTATCGCCACAATAAATTCCATTTTATATCCTCCCAACAACTGATATCCATCCATCTTCTTCCATTATATCTATTATCTCAAATCCTACTCTTTTCATTTTTGAAATTACTAATTCTTTTTGTTCTAATATTATCCCAGAAGTAATAAATAGACCGCCACTTTTTATAACTTTTGTTATATCATCGAGCAAATCCATAATCACTTTTGCCAATATATTAGAAACAACTATATCAAATTTATTTTCACATACTGCTTCTAATAAATCGCCTTTTTTTATTGTAAATTTATCTTTTAAAACACCATTTAATAACAAATTCTCTTCTGCTGCTTTTATAGCTTCTTCATCAATATCTGTACCATATAAAGAACCAGCACCAAGCTTATCTCCGGCAATCATAAGTATTCCAGAACCTGTCCCTATATCTAATAAACTATCCCCTGATTTTATATACTTCTCCAACATTTTCACACATAGAAAAGTTGTTGGATGAGTTCCTGTCCCAAAAGCAAGCCCTGGATCTATTTCAATTATAATTTCATCTTCATCTTTTTTTTCGTAATCTTTCCAAGTTGGTTTTACAACTATTCTTTCTCCTATTTTTTCTGGAAAAAAATATTTTTTCCAAACATTTTGCCAATCTTTTTCATCCACTTCTCCATAGAAAATTTGAAAAATAAAATTCTCTTTTTCTGAAATTTCTGTTAATTTTTCTTCAAAAACTATCTTTTTATCTTCCAAATATATATTCATAGGAAAATATCCAATAATAGAATAATTATTTCTAAAAAAATTATGTTCATTTGAATAATAATCAAGAGGATTTTTTTCCATTGGTTCATCTATTTGCAAATCCCTAACTCCAAAATCATAAAATATATTCATAATTTTATCTTTTGTAGCTTCAATATTATCTGAATCAAACATTACCTCTACTTGTTCCCATTTCATATATTTTACTCCTTATTTTAATAATATCTTAAAAGCAAATCACCCAATTTAACAATAAAAAGTTCAAGATTATTTTTTTAAATCTGAAATTTCTTTTTCACTTAATCCTGTTATCTTTACTATTGTTTCTAAATCCAATCCATTTTTTAATGCTTCTTTAGCTATTTTTTCAATTCCTTCTTTTTTTCCTTCTTCTCTTCCCTCTTTTTTCCCCTCTGCTCTTCCTGCTTCAATCCCTTTTTTAAATCCTTTTTTCTCAGCTGTTTTTATTGCAGCTTCTTCATCTCTTAACCATTTTAATCTTGCTTCATAGCTTTCTCGCTCTTCATAATTTAATGACATATCTTCTAACAGTTCTACTGCTTTTTTTATACTTTCTACTTCTGCTAACTCTTTTGGTAATCTGTTTTTATCATATCCTTCTGCTTTTTTTAAAAAATTTACCCATCTATCTAACATTGTACTCATTTTCTCATCATACTTTTCTAATTCTATAAAATGTATCTCTAAATGATCTATAAATTCTTTTCCACTTTCACTATTTATTATCTTATATATATTATGATATTCTTCTTCATCTAAACATCTAAAATTTAATATATTTATACTTATGGTTTTCTTTAAATTATCATAATTTACTCCAGCTGATAGTTGCCCGGAATATAGTCTTGCCCAATAATATAACGCTCTCTTATCAAAATATTCTTGATCGATAACCTGCATCTCTATATTATACCATTGCCCTCTTTGATCAATTGCCTTTATATCTAAAATAGATAACTTATCATTTCTAAAGTTTTTATCATTATAAGGATTTTTTAATTCTAATTCTTTCACTTGATCTTCTTCTGATACAATTGAATTTATCAAATCTATTAATAATTTTTTATTTGACTCTGTCCCAAATAGTTTCTTAAATGCAAAATCTACTCTTGGATTTATCCTACACATATATTTTACCTCCCTCTCTTCTACATTACAAGGCAATTATAACATATTTTAAAAAATTTATCTTAATCTTTTATTATTACAGAATGTTTTCTTTCACTTTCTAAAGTTTCAGGATAATCTATTCTATAATGTCCTCCTCTACTTTCTTTCCTATTTAAAGCGGCTTCTGTTATAAGATAGGCAACTGTCAATATATTTAATAATTCTATCCCTTTTACTACATCTTCTCTTTTAAATTTATACTGTTTTATATATTCAACTATATTCCCAATTTCATTTAAACTATCTTTTAGACTTTTTTCTTCTCTTCTAATCCCTACTTTTTCCCACATTAATTCTTCTATATTTTCTTTTATTTTTTCTATCTCTTCACTAGAAATCTCTTTTTTAGAATTTATATTAAATTTTATCCCTTTCATTTCTATTTTAATTTTTTCTCTTTCTTTTAAAGCAATTTCTCCTGCTCTTTTTCCAAATACTAACCCTTCTAATAAAGAATTACTTGCAAGCCTATTTGCTCCATGTACTCCTGTTCTTGCAGCTTCTCCTACAGCATAAATTTCTTTTTTATTTGTTTTACCGTTTATATCTGTTGATATTCCACCCATTATATAATGTGCTGCTGGGCTTACTGGAATATAATCTTTTGCTATATCAATATTATATTCCATACAAAATTCTGTAATTCTCGGAAATCTTTTATATAAATAATCTTTATCTAAATTTGTCATATCCAAATATACACATTCGCTATTTGTTTTTTCCATTTCTGTTAAAATAGATCTGCTAACTACATCTCTTGGAGCAAGTTCTTTTTTTGAATCATATTTTGCCATAAATCTTTCTCCATTTATATTTCTTAAAATTCCTCCTTCACCTCTTAATGATTCAGATATAAGAAATCTAGGTGCACCTTTTTTATAAAATGTTGTTGGATGAAATTGTACAAACTCTATATCCGATAATTCAACTTTATTTCTATATGCAATTGCTAATCCATCTCCAGTTGCTACATCTGGATTGCTTGTATTTTTATATACTTTTCCAATACTTCCAGTTGCAAATATAATACCTTTAAAAGAAAAAAGTTTCATTTCATCTTTTTTTATATCATGAACTAGGCAACTATTTTTATCTATAATATCTAATAAAAAATTATATTCCAATATTTCTATATTTTTTTGTTTTTTTACCTCTTCTGTTAACGCTCTTTCTATTTCAGCACCAGTTGTATCTCCAGCATGTAAAATTCTAAATTTAGAATGTGCAGCTTCTCTTGTTAGATTAATTTCCCCTTTATCATTCTTATCAAAATTCGTATTGATATTTATTAACTCTTTTACTCTTAAAGGCCCCTCTTCTACCAATACATCTACAGCCTTTTCTATACACAGTCCTGCTCCTGCATATAGCGTATCTTGCTTATGTAGTTCAAAAGTATCATCTTCAGAAAAAACAACAGCAACTCCACCTTGTGCATAATTAGTATTTGTTTCTATCATTTCACTTTTTGTTATTAATGTTACTTTTGATTTTTTAGATATTTCTAATGCAGCTCTAAGGCCTGATATTCCAGTTCCTATAACAATAAACTCCTTTTTTTCTACTTCTATCTTTTCTATATCTACGAAATTTATTGGATTTAGCTCATCTATTATTCTCATTTATTATATTCTCCTTTTAAATTAGACAAAAATTTATAATCAGTTAAATCTAAATTTATTGGAGTAACTGATATATAATTTGATTTCACAACATTAAAATCATAATTTGGATCATCTCCTGTTTCGCATACTTCTCCACCTAACCAATAATACTTATCTCCTCTTGGATCATCTCTTTCTATAAAATTATCTATATATTTTCTATCTCCTTGTTTTGTATATTTATACCCTAATATATCTTCAAATTTTAGATCAGGAACATTAATATTAAGTAATGATTCTTTTGGAAATTCTAATTCATCTATTTCCTCTAAAAATTTAACTAAAAATTTCCCAGCAGTTTCATAATTTGGATTTTCACTTGGTTTATATAATGATACTGCAATTGATCTAACCCCACTTAAAGCTCCCTCTGCTGCTGCTGACACAGTTCCTGAATAAAGTACATCAGTTCCTAAATTTTCGCCTCTATTTATTCCTGAAATTATCATATCTATTTTTTTATCTTTAAAAACTCCCCAATATCCTAACTTTATACAATCAGAAGGTTTCCCATCTACAGCATATCCAAAATGAATATTGTTTTTATTTATTTTCTGTAATCTTAATGGCCTATGAAGTGTTACTCCATGCCCTGTTCCACTTTCCTCTTTTGCTGGTGCAATAACATATACATTATGTCCTGCTTCTTTTAAACAATCGTGTAATACCTCTATCCCTTTTGCATGAATTCCATCATCATTTGATATTAGAATATTCATATTTCCTCCTAGTAATTAGTTTTTGATTTTTTATTATTTAATATCTCTCTTATATTTAATGTAAAAGCTATTAAAAAATTAATTATAATAAAAAAAGAAAAAATTATATTAATTCCAAAAATTTTTTTATTTATAATTTTATACTTAACTTCACTCCAAAACAAAATTAACCAAACAATTGGAATAAAAATAGAGTTTAAAAATATTAATATTCCTCTCAAATAATAACCGCTTTGGAATTGAAACAATCCAGGAATTAAATACTCTATAATTTTATTTTTCTTT is a window from the Haliovirga abyssi genome containing:
- a CDS encoding 3-deoxy-D-manno-octulosonic acid transferase, with translation MIYIYNILRVILILIGYLFNPDFFKKRVKENFDDLMSDDYIWIHMSSVGEVNLSEPLINKFLSDTDYKILLTIFTDTGMEMAKKKYLKNKRVVIKYFPLDNVKTIKKILNKINVKLVVLIETEIWFNLIDIVYKKTKIVLVNGRISDKSYKRYLKIKLLLKNRLNKITLLMMQTKLDSSRIEELGADSKNIKTIGNIKFNIDLEKYNENVIKEIKEKFKLKDRKNFVCGSTHDTEEEIILDIYKELKNTTVFLVPRHIDRCEKIEKELLKNFNYVKYSDSKVVKTPDIILVDKIGELRKLYQLADITFVGGTLTNVGGHSLLEPLFYRKTPIFGKYIQNVKEIALEIEKRGIGYMVKNKDEFKEKIDEITNENIEKNIKKDEIDIFFKENSENLKNVYNNLIDII
- a CDS encoding DMT family transporter, with protein sequence MKLNTKFKGYFLVFISVLFFSFMTLIVKLITKNNNIPGVEVTFFRFLIGFIIIYSIKSIKKKKIVPVNKKALWARAILNTLAVILFFVTIQLSTVTKANIYNLTYPIFVAIFAPFFLDEKLTLKKAFIVLLALIGTYLVVGFNFKEVGLGDITGILGGVVAGFAIISLRKARLTDESFTILYYLMKIGLVITFFSFVWFFKIPSVYELLLLVSVGAVSFLGQFFITEGYKYISALGGSILSSSRIFVAAILSIIFLGELLKLNVIIGGTLIFLSVVLINLGTD
- a CDS encoding HU family DNA-binding protein; the protein is MTKKDFIEKYAEKVGESKRKAGEMADAFLEVVEEALVAGEGVQFVGWGTFEVRQNAERKGRNPRTGEEITIPAKKAVKFKVGKKLADKVNHK
- a CDS encoding ASKHA domain-containing protein; translated protein: MVKLYEENGKNILKNIMKSNYEINAPCGGNGTCGKCKIKILNGKFNDISKNEKLLLSEKEIENGIRLACMTEFKDKVEIEIIEKEEFYEKSLLEIDNKKLICTVDLGTTTIEMNFYNKENFEKVGEKKFFNPQIIYGADVISRILYAVESKEKLREIQKILIDRLNRELIGNIEKLVLAGNSTMQHIFLGISPKSLITPPYAPAFTEKKALKGLEIGLNVTGIEVMPNIAGYVGGDTYAVIMGYYNKKEDMDNIVIVDIGTNGEIVLIRDGKFYVTSTAAGPAFEGASLSCGMRATLGALSDIRIDEKVEIQTIGDKPLKGICGSGVIALLRELIYTETIGKDGNIKSKNRYYPFLNRRLKEQKFYLTEDIYISQNDIREIQMAKSSIRSAIDMMENNYDKIKKIIITGNFGKNLDKKGLIKIGLMPNIELDKIKIVDNLVISGLYRYITGEIDEKFYDEFHQKIEYIDLANSDNFKRKFIKNIDF
- a CDS encoding divergent polysaccharide deacetylase family protein, with the translated sequence MKKFIIVLAIIILGIFVYYEYNNYISNEKSNEIVSDIKNIKNEIINSNYKFELKDKSVTVFIEEDEIPEFRFDLKVLKEKRDAKNKNIINFFNGDIIAFKIKINWIKVNKLAILIDDVGENLSTAYKFSNIKEKLNFATIPFLRDSKKATSYLRKNGYNVILHMPMESLGSEYLNKRTKDLIRTTMTKKEIINRFEKGLENIGGAKGFNNHMGSKFTSNKEKMEELLEYVKEKNMYYIDSRTTSKSVGYKTAKELNIKTYYCSIFLDNEKNVEYIEKRIKLAVEKTKKYGKLVAIGHYNKITEEALENMIPYIKENGIKLVFLNEVIE
- the cmk gene encoding (d)CMP kinase, with the protein product MEFIVAIDGPAGSGKSTIAKLLSDELGFVYLDTGAMYRAISLKVIQNKIDLSNLDEIENMLKNTILDIKDKNIILDKKDVSDEIRGREVSNFVSKVATVKLIREEMVRMQREISKGKRVILDGRDIGTVVFPNANLKIFLNATALERAKRRLLDYKKQGIGIEIETVLEEIKKRDKMDTERENSPLVKALDAIEIDTTDRKIEHIKNEILGLINKMIIDKIVVG
- the prmA gene encoding 50S ribosomal protein L11 methyltransferase; amino-acid sequence: MKWEQVEVMFDSDNIEATKDKIMNIFYDFGVRDLQIDEPMEKNPLDYYSNEHNFFRNNYSIIGYFPMNIYLEDKKIVFEEKLTEISEKENFIFQIFYGEVDEKDWQNVWKKYFFPEKIGERIVVKPTWKDYEKKDEDEIIIEIDPGLAFGTGTHPTTFLCVKMLEKYIKSGDSLLDIGTGSGILMIAGDKLGAGSLYGTDIDEEAIKAAEENLLLNGVLKDKFTIKKGDLLEAVCENKFDIVVSNILAKVIMDLLDDITKVIKSGGLFITSGIILEQKELVISKMKRVGFEIIDIMEEDGWISVVGRI
- a CDS encoding Rpn family recombination-promoting nuclease/putative transposase; translated protein: MCRINPRVDFAFKKLFGTESNKKLLIDLINSIVSEEDQVKELELKNPYNDKNFRNDKLSILDIKAIDQRGQWYNIEMQVIDQEYFDKRALYYWARLYSGQLSAGVNYDNLKKTISINILNFRCLDEEEYHNIYKIINSESGKEFIDHLEIHFIELEKYDEKMSTMLDRWVNFLKKAEGYDKNRLPKELAEVESIKKAVELLEDMSLNYEERESYEARLKWLRDEEAAIKTAEKKGFKKGIEAGRAEGKKEGREEGKKEGIEKIAKEALKNGLDLETIVKITGLSEKEISDLKK
- the nadB gene encoding L-aspartate oxidase — encoded protein: MRIIDELNPINFVDIEKIEVEKKEFIVIGTGISGLRAALEISKKSKVTLITKSEMIETNTNYAQGGVAVVFSEDDTFELHKQDTLYAGAGLCIEKAVDVLVEEGPLRVKELININTNFDKNDKGEINLTREAAHSKFRILHAGDTTGAEIERALTEEVKKQKNIEILEYNFLLDIIDKNSCLVHDIKKDEMKLFSFKGIIFATGSIGKVYKNTSNPDVATGDGLAIAYRNKVELSDIEFVQFHPTTFYKKGAPRFLISESLRGEGGILRNINGERFMAKYDSKKELAPRDVVSRSILTEMEKTNSECVYLDMTNLDKDYLYKRFPRITEFCMEYNIDIAKDYIPVSPAAHYIMGGISTDINGKTNKKEIYAVGEAARTGVHGANRLASNSLLEGLVFGKRAGEIALKEREKIKIEMKGIKFNINSKKEISSEEIEKIKENIEELMWEKVGIRREEKSLKDSLNEIGNIVEYIKQYKFKREDVVKGIELLNILTVAYLITEAALNRKESRGGHYRIDYPETLESERKHSVIIKD
- the surE gene encoding 5'/3'-nucleotidase SurE — translated: MNILISNDDGIHAKGIEVLHDCLKEAGHNVYVIAPAKEESGTGHGVTLHRPLRLQKINKNNIHFGYAVDGKPSDCIKLGYWGVFKDKKIDMIISGINRGENLGTDVLYSGTVSAAAEGALSGVRSIAVSLYKPSENPNYETAGKFLVKFLEEIDELEFPKESLLNINVPDLKFEDILGYKYTKQGDRKYIDNFIERDDPRGDKYYWLGGEVCETGDDPNYDFNVVKSNYISVTPINLDLTDYKFLSNLKGEYNK